One Candidatus Desulfatibia profunda genomic window carries:
- a CDS encoding DUF2786 domain-containing protein, which yields MTRIKEKLEHRILHGIACEWEAVLWILGPAHRKLMRKPLFRLSDMQTKLGYWSREKCEICLNRQLVHHHPWDSVREVLLHEMAHQFADQVLGARNETPHGPEFRKACHLLRANPKASGSYRPLWEQILQDSPASEDKVMLRIKKLMALAESRNPHEAEAAMAKAHELIAKYNIDRITHGVKRNFISVFVGKPALRHPREDYHLARLILDFYFVRGLWVPAYVLEKGKMGRVLEITGTRQNIKIASYAYDFIRNFTNTRWHAYNRSKGLNRYRQSDFAVGIIAGFRSKLESQNKKTSIKSESALITTEDSLLKQYVDYKYPHTKSFSRKAASQDDTILNDGMKVGEKLVIYKGITEKSNSSRRLPG from the coding sequence ATGACGCGTATTAAGGAAAAACTGGAGCACCGCATTCTTCATGGGATTGCTTGTGAATGGGAAGCCGTCCTGTGGATTTTAGGTCCCGCCCACAGAAAGCTGATGCGAAAACCCCTGTTCAGACTCAGCGATATGCAAACCAAGTTGGGATACTGGTCTCGCGAAAAATGCGAAATCTGTCTGAATCGCCAATTGGTGCATCATCATCCCTGGGATTCGGTTCGCGAGGTACTTTTGCATGAAATGGCACATCAGTTCGCTGATCAGGTTTTGGGGGCACGTAACGAAACGCCGCACGGCCCCGAATTCCGTAAAGCCTGCCACCTTCTGCGGGCAAATCCGAAAGCGTCGGGAAGTTACAGGCCGCTGTGGGAACAGATCCTGCAAGATTCTCCGGCCTCCGAAGACAAAGTTATGCTCCGGATCAAAAAACTCATGGCCCTTGCTGAAAGCCGCAATCCCCATGAGGCCGAAGCGGCAATGGCCAAAGCCCACGAACTCATTGCCAAATACAATATTGATCGGATAACCCATGGTGTCAAACGCAATTTCATCAGTGTGTTTGTCGGCAAACCGGCGCTGCGCCACCCCCGCGAAGACTATCACCTCGCACGGTTAATACTCGATTTTTATTTCGTGCGCGGACTCTGGGTGCCTGCCTATGTGCTGGAAAAAGGCAAAATGGGCCGCGTGCTGGAAATCACCGGAACCCGGCAGAATATAAAAATAGCCAGTTATGCTTATGATTTTATTAGGAATTTTACCAATACGCGCTGGCACGCATACAACCGGAGTAAAGGTTTAAATCGCTATCGCCAGAGCGATTTTGCAGTCGGTATTATCGCAGGATTTCGCTCAAAACTCGAATCGCAAAACAAAAAAACAAGTATCAAGAGCGAATCTGCGCTGATAACGACAGAAGATTCCCTGCTGAAACAATACGTGGACTATAAATATCCCCACACGAAAAGCTTCAGCCGCAAAGCTGCAAGCCAGGATGACACCATTTTAAACGACGGCATGAAAGTCGGCGAAAAGCTGGTGATATACAAAGGCATAACCGAAAAAAGCAACAGCAGCAGACGCTTGCCGGGCTGA
- a CDS encoding adenylate/guanylate cyclase domain-containing protein has translation MTRKTGTLAILFADVAKSTHIYETLGNKDAKDLIDACLSLLRKVTNIHKGKVIKEIGDEIMCVFPTAMDAVEAAKDMHQALEDMPALDKPDYTSPNIYVGIQYGPVIIESGDVFGDAVNVAARMVALAKQRQIITTEETINALPPGHDFNVHCIDKTTVKGKSGEMNIYEVIWEQQDLTVMIDDSQESGVIKARLELKFEGQVLELDENRPSVTLGRQVHNDVVVNDTRVSRSHARIEYRRGKFVLIDQSSNGTFLLVKGKQGITIKRDEAQLIGSGIIGLGRDVTPESPVAVHYAIKM, from the coding sequence ATGACTCGAAAAACCGGTACTCTCGCAATTTTGTTTGCTGACGTTGCCAAGAGCACGCATATATATGAAACTTTGGGCAATAAAGACGCAAAGGATCTTATCGATGCATGTCTCTCCCTTCTCAGAAAAGTGACCAATATTCATAAAGGTAAAGTAATCAAGGAGATCGGCGATGAGATCATGTGCGTTTTCCCCACTGCTATGGATGCCGTAGAGGCGGCAAAAGACATGCATCAGGCCCTTGAGGACATGCCCGCCCTTGATAAACCCGACTATACTTCTCCCAACATTTATGTGGGGATTCAATACGGACCGGTTATCATTGAAAGCGGGGATGTCTTTGGCGATGCGGTCAACGTGGCTGCCCGAATGGTGGCGTTGGCCAAACAGCGCCAGATCATCACCACTGAAGAGACCATCAATGCATTGCCGCCGGGGCATGATTTCAATGTGCATTGCATCGATAAAACTACGGTAAAAGGTAAAAGCGGGGAAATGAATATCTATGAGGTCATTTGGGAACAGCAGGACCTCACCGTAATGATTGATGACAGCCAGGAATCGGGTGTTATTAAAGCCCGCCTGGAACTAAAGTTTGAAGGTCAAGTTCTTGAACTCGACGAAAACCGGCCCAGTGTTACCCTGGGACGCCAGGTCCATAACGACGTGGTCGTGAATGACACTCGTGTTTCCAGGTCGCACGCCCGCATCGAATACCGCCGTGGTAAATTCGTGCTGATTGACCAGAGTTCCAACGGCACGTTTTTGCTGGTTAAGGGGAAACAAGGCATCACCATTAAACGGGATGAGGCCCAATTGATCGGTAGTGGCATCATCGGGCTTGGCCGGGACGTGACCCCCGAATCGCCTGTGGCGGTCCATTATGCCATAAAAATGTAA
- a CDS encoding DUF1566 domain-containing protein, whose protein sequence is MSIRILKASFFLLLLMLFVRPEVADGEERFYYSIHFASFKQLENANRQVNALKEKGKMVFWRKADVPGKGQYYRVYLGRYYNRDEAVAFWNKLNDIGAVGYFGIHRFTETVEPEKIKDLAKISVSEEPDAGRAVQTPPAKDRFVDNQDGTITDTKTNLMWIQNGWRLDFFAAETWTDAKKKCENFKLGGYSDWRLPTVEEWRSLIDPDRRNPAMIEPNPFENIIAHMPYWTHSEFTYSRDRTCIKQRPLETFTVLLYSGSVNHQKKTDRAFILPVRSLN, encoded by the coding sequence ATGTCAATAAGGATTCTAAAAGCATCTTTTTTCTTGTTGTTGCTCATGCTGTTTGTGCGTCCCGAAGTTGCCGATGGCGAGGAGCGATTTTATTACAGTATTCACTTTGCCTCCTTCAAGCAGCTTGAAAATGCCAACCGGCAGGTGAATGCGCTCAAGGAAAAAGGCAAGATGGTCTTTTGGAGGAAGGCCGACGTTCCGGGCAAGGGGCAATATTACAGAGTTTATCTGGGCAGATATTATAACAGAGACGAGGCCGTAGCGTTTTGGAACAAGCTGAACGACATCGGCGCCGTAGGTTATTTCGGCATTCATCGTTTTACCGAAACGGTTGAGCCTGAAAAGATAAAAGACCTTGCCAAGATCAGCGTTTCCGAAGAACCCGATGCGGGTCGGGCCGTGCAAACACCGCCAGCCAAAGATCGGTTTGTGGACAATCAGGATGGGACGATCACGGATACAAAGACAAACTTGATGTGGATTCAAAACGGCTGGAGGTTAGATTTTTTTGCAGCGGAGACCTGGACGGATGCCAAGAAAAAGTGTGAAAACTTCAAGCTCGGGGGCTACAGCGACTGGCGGCTTCCGACGGTCGAAGAATGGAGAAGCTTGATAGATCCCGATCGGAGAAATCCGGCCATGATAGAACCCAATCCCTTTGAAAACATCATCGCTCACATGCCGTACTGGACCCATTCCGAATTCACCTATAGTCGCGATCGTACCTGCATCAAACAGCGCCCTTTGGAAACTTTTACGGTTTTGCTGTATTCCGGTTCGGTGAATCACCAGAAGAAAACCGATAGGGCGTTTATCCTGCCGGTTCGCTCCCTCAATTAA